One genomic segment of Primulina tabacum isolate GXHZ01 chromosome 9, ASM2559414v2, whole genome shotgun sequence includes these proteins:
- the LOC142556722 gene encoding putative RING-H2 finger protein ATL21A, whose amino-acid sequence MHKISATPFLLFFIFPIVHSKKGCSDSFCGNKTLPIRYPFQLQGQNQKDCNYIALNLTCSDAQLGVPLLNLPSFGDLYARNINYSANVIQLYPTNTYNCLASRFLSTGISYSPLSAVSYQNYTFFSCPRGNLSSSNFTAIGCLSNSTFSVLATSSISRAEEINSLGCSVMVTVPIPVSSPLQYEFNGFDDDLILKWNVTTCEACVKKKRHGAGYVVLIVFLSLVLPNVFGFLLYVLVVALIHFMRWIRNITRWVADRVSCLARAVRNRNQRHFPVRRAPPPPPSNVTAGSGNNAAANRFKTILLGESRRIPGPNGTTCPICLEEYNPTETVKSITQCGHCFHDSCIDQWLRTHSSCPICRNATV is encoded by the exons ATGCATAAAATTTCGGCAACCCCTTTTCTTCTTTTCTTCATCTTCCCCATTGTTCATTCCAAGAAAGGTTGTTCCGATTCATTTTGTGGAAACAAAACCTTGCCTATACGGTACCCTTTTCAGTTACAGGGCCAAAACCAGAAGGATTGCAACTATATTGCCTTAAATTTAACGTGCAGCGATGCCCAATTAGGTGTTCCCCTTCTGAATCTTCCTTCTTTCGGGGATTTATATGCAAGGAATATCAACTATTCAGCCAATGTAATACAACTCTATCCTACAAATACTTATAATTGCCTCGCCAGCCGGTTCTTGAGTACAGGCATTTCGTATTCCCCTCTCAGCGCTGTGAGCTATCAGAACTACACGTTTTTCAGCTGTCCCCGAGGGAATTTAAGTTCAAGTAATTTCACTGCTATCGGTTGCCTGAGCAACTCCACATTCTCTGTATTGGCAACTTCATCTATATCACGTGCAGAAGAGATCAATTCTTTAGGATGCAGTGTGATGGTAACCGTGCCTATCCCAGTTTCGTCGCCCCTTCAGTATGAATTCAATGGATTCGACGATGATCTTATTTTGAAATGGAATGTGACGACTTGCGAAGCTTGTGTCAAGAAAAAACGTCACGGGGCAG GTTATGTTGTGCTGATAGTTTTCTTAAGCCTTGTTCTACCGAATGTATTTGGGTTTCTGCTGTATGTATTGGTTGTGGCATTAATCCATTTCATGCGCTGGATAAGGAATATTACGAGATGGGTAGCCGACCGAGTTTCTTGCCTAGCTCGAGCTGTTCGAAACAGAAATCAAAGACACTTTCCTGTTCGGAGAGCACCGCCGCCCCCACCCTCAAATGTGACTGCAGGCTCTGGTAATAATGCTGCCGCAAATAGGTTCAAAACAATCCTCCTCGGAGAAAGTCGACGAATCCCCGGGCCTAATGGCACAACTTGTCCAATATGTTTGGAAGAATACAATCCCACAGAGACTGTGAAGAGCATTACTCAGTGTGGGCATTGCTTCCACGACAGCTGCATAGACCAGTGGCTGAGGACTCACAGTTCATGCCCAATTTGCAGAAATGCTACTGTTTGA